Within the Thermovenabulum gondwanense genome, the region ATTATTTTCCCATTCAGGGTAATTTCCTCTACGATATTTTCTTTTAAATCGTATAACCTTAAAAGAGCATTTTTCAGAATTTGCAAGGCTTCCTTCTCGTCATGTTCTTTATCTATGATATTTAAAAGCTCCATTGCCTGAGAATTTGCCATTACTATTTTATTATTTTCATCAAAAGTTATTACTCCATCGGTCATACCCAGTAAAATATTCTTTAGCTGGTCCTTTTCTTTTGAAAGTGCGTTCAAATTATCTTTTAACGCGTCGGAAAGAAAATTCATGGTCCTGGCAAGGGTACCTACTTCATCGTCTTCGATTACTTCTATCTTTTTATCAAAATTACCCTTAGCCATCTCTTCCGCAGCTTCTTTCATCAAAAGCAGAGGTTTTGTGATGCTTTTTGAAAATACGAGGCTAGTCCCTGACGATAAAAGAATTGCAAAAAACGCCGAAAGTAAAATAAGCTTTCTTATTTCCCACACTGATGAAGATAATGAAGCCATTGGTGAGAAAAGCAAAAGACCTCCTACAACATTTCCATCACTGGCCACGGGTAAAGCTACCATCAGCATCGGATTTTCTACGCCTCGAAAAAAGTTTCTTTTTACCAGTATTTTTCCGTTAAGAATGCCATTTAAATCATTTTTATCAAGAATCATTCCCATCTTTGGATGAAAGTATTTGGAACATACCAAAATAGTCCCACGTTTATCTATTAATACCGCATTGGCATTTATAAACCTGGTAATGTCGATAAACTCTTCTACATTTGAACCCCGCAGAATTAGTGAAATTAACTGCTGTCCCTCATTTATAAGTTCATTTTCCTTTATCCTGAAATAAAAGTCCTCAAAGAATTTAGACAAAATCAATCCCGAGAATATAATGGCAACTATGGAAATCAGGCTTATAAAGGCCCATAACTTCCATAATATGCTGTTTTTTATTTTAATTTTCACTTTACCACCTCAAATTTATAGCCTACTCCCCAAACCGTAACAATATATGACGCCGCTTTGCTTCTCCCAAGCTTTTCTCTCAATTGCTTTATGTGGGTATCAACCGTTCGCA harbors:
- a CDS encoding ATP-binding protein; translation: MKIKIKNSILWKLWAFISLISIVAIIFSGLILSKFFEDFYFRIKENELINEGQQLISLILRGSNVEEFIDITRFINANAVLIDKRGTILVCSKYFHPKMGMILDKNDLNGILNGKILVKRNFFRGVENPMLMVALPVASDGNVVGGLLLFSPMASLSSSVWEIRKLILLSAFFAILLSSGTSLVFSKSITKPLLLMKEAAEEMAKGNFDKKIEVIEDDEVGTLARTMNFLSDALKDNLNALSKEKDQLKNILLGMTDGVITFDENNKIVMANSQAMELLNIIDKEHDEKEALQILKNALLRLYDLKENIVEEITLNGKIIRAKISPLLNDGVKGAVVVLQDVTKEKKLENLRREFVANVSHELRTPLTYIQGYSEAILDGMVEDKETLNNYINIILEETLRLKRLVNDLLDLSLMENGQGTLKKDKFSIQRLIERVVQKMHNLAAKKGVKFILDLKETPLLFADEDRIEQVLINLIDNALRFSPEGGEIIISSELDDEGNIRVAVKDKGPGIPEEELPFIWERFYKVDKSRARQKGGTGLGLAIVKSIIENHGGRVWASNDEKGGSIFYFSLPCGE